In Lepidochelys kempii isolate rLepKem1 chromosome 8, rLepKem1.hap2, whole genome shotgun sequence, a single genomic region encodes these proteins:
- the RGS2 gene encoding regulator of G-protein signaling 2, giving the protein MQSAIFFALQHDCGQMERTPSSCQNEEKKGKMKRTIIKDWKTRLSYFLQNSSTSTKTKSNKKGKQHAYFRPSPEEAQLWSEAFDELLANKYGLAAFRTFLKSEFCEENIDFWLACEDFKKIKSPQKRRSKAKKIYNDFIEKEAPKEINIDFQTKNMIAQNIQEATHTCFNVAQKRVYSLMENNAYPRFLESEFYQELCKQSQFTREPQET; this is encoded by the exons ATGCAAAGTGCAATCTTCTTTGCTCTTCAGCACGACTGTGGACAAATGGAGAGAACTCCCAGCAGCTGCCAAAACgaggagaagaaaggaaagatGAAGAGAACTAT CATTAAGGATTGGAAAACAAGATTGAGCTACTTCCTGCAAAACTCTTCCACTTCTACAAAAACAAAGTCCAACAAAAAAGGAAAGCAACACGCTTACTTCAG ACCTTCTCCTGAAGAAGCCCAGCTGTGGTCAGAAGCTTTTGATGAACTTCTAGCTaataaat ATGGTCTTGCAGCTTTTCGAACTTTTTTGAAATCAGAGTTCTGCGAGGAGAACATCGATTTCTGGCTGGCCTGTGAAGACTTCAAGAAAATCAAGTCACCACAGAAGCGGAGATCCAAGGCTAAAAAGATCTACAATGACTTCATTGAAAAAGAGGCTCCCAAAGAG ATAAACATAGACTTTCAAACCAAGAACATGATTGCCCAGAATATCCAAGAAGCTACACACACTTGCTTCAATGTTGCACAGAAGAGAGTCTACAGCTTGATGGAGAATAATGCGTACCCACGATTTTTGGAGTCCGAATTCTATCAGGAACTGTGTAAACAGTCACAGTTTACCAGGGAGCCTCAAGAGACATGA